TCTTCATGCCCATGCGGTTCAGCGTGGGGATCAAGGCTTCGCTGAAGTACTTCTCCGTCATCGCCGAGCCAGTGCCGCGGCTGAGGTGGTACTTGCGCAGTTGATAGTACTCGCGCCCGCCGGAAGGCTGAGCAAGCGCTGTGCCGGCTGATGCAGCCGAAGCAACCGATGCGGTAAGTGCGGATTTCAAAAACGTGCGGCGTTGCATGAGAAGGGACTTGCTCCTTAGGCGTTGAAATCAAGCTCGATGTTTTTGGTTGACGGACTGCAAGAGGTCTTCCATGCGTACCGGCAGTTCGCGCACACGGACCCCGCTTGCATGATAGACCGCCGCGGTAATGGCTGGCGCGACCCCGGCCAGGCCGATCTCACCAATACCGCGTGCACCGATCTCGCTCATCGCCTTATCGGGATAGTCCAGGAAGGTGACATCAATCGCCGGAGGACAGTCCGCATGGGTGGCGACCAGATAGTCGGCATAGTTGGCATTTACCGGATGCCCATAGCGCTGATCGTAGATCGTCTCCTCCAGCAGCCCCATCCCAACTCCCATCACAATAGCGCCCTCTACCTGGTTGGTCGCTGCCTTCAGGTTGATGATCTGCCCGCCATCGATGACCGTAACCACCCGCGAAACCCGCAGACGTGCGATGCCTGGGTCCCACTCGACCTCGACAAACTGTGCGCCGAAGCTATGCAGGGAGAGTCCCTTTGCCTTCGGGTCCTGCTGCGATGCGACCGAGGAACCTTCGCCAATGGCGAACCGCAGATTGGCCGAACGCAGTATCTCCTCGAAGCTTACCCCGGAAGCGCTGTTATCCGCCTTGCGATAAACACGCCCTTCAGAAAACGCGAGGTCATCCAGCTTTGCTCCCTTGAAAGGAGAACGCACGCCGTTTACCGCAATCTGTAGCAACTGCTTTGTCGCTGCATTCACGGCATCCTGAATCGCCGGAAACAACGATCCGGTCACGCGCGATCCACCGGAGAGCGGCCCCGGAGGAAGCGAGGTGTCTCCCAGCGCCACTTCGATGCGTCCCATGGAGATTCCGGTGATGTGGTGCACCATCTGCGAAAAGACGGTATAGGTGCCCGTGCCGATATCCTGCGTGGCACAGCCGACGCGCACCGATCCGTCATCACGGAAAGCAAAGTTCGCGGAGGTGGGTATGCGTCCCGCTCCCCAGGATGCACCGGCCATGCCCCAGCCCAGAATCGTTCCGTCGGGCTTCTTCATCGATCCCACAACAGGATTGCGTTTCGCCCAGCCGAACTTCTCCGCGCCCAGCGTCAGACACTCCTTCATATGCCGTGATGAAAACGGGAGCCCATTCGACTCGTCCTTCTCCGGCTCGTTCAGCAGACGAAGCTGTACTGGATCCATCTTCAGCCTGATCGCCAGCTCATCCATCGCGGACTCGAGAGCGAAGAGTCCTGGCACCGCTCCAGGACCACGCATGGCCGTTGGCGTACCGACGTTGCGGCGCGACATTGACGAGCGAACACGCAGGTTCGGCGTGCTCCACAGGAATGGTGTCGACTCACCGCAGTTTTCTCCGACGTTATCGAGTATCGATGTCTCCGACGAATAGTCATGCTGAATGCAGCTCAGCTTGCCCTCAGCGGTCGCGGCCAGCCGCAGGCGCTGCTGCGTGCGCGGACGATGCCCGACGTTTGTGAACTGTGAATGACGATCGGTGACCAGCTTCACCGGACGCCGCAGGTCTCTCGCCGCCGACGCCGCAAGCAGCGAGTGCTGCCAGACCCAGAGCTTGCCGCCGAAGCCCGACCCCAGAAACTTCATGATGATCTGCACGTTCTCAACCGGGACGCCGAGCATCTGCGCCATCGCTGATCGATGATTCACGATCGACTGCGTCGTCTCGTACAGGACGAACTTTCCGTTGTCGTACGTCGCGACCGAAGCATGCAGCTCCATGGGGTTGTGTGTCTCTACAGGAGTGACGTAAGTCGCATCGATCTTGACGGCCCCTAAGGCGAAGGCCCCATCCACATCGCCGCGCTTATAGGCCTCATGCAATGCATCTTCCTGAAGCCCGTCGGAGAGGTCCGGACTGTTGTCCGGCTTCTCTGCTGCGTACGCCACCTTCACCGCACGCGCTGCGGCGCGAGCCTGCTCGATGGTCTCGGCGACAACCACGGCGACGTATTGGCCGGAATAGTAGACGTTCTCATCCTCAAAGGCCGGGCGCGCTTCATCGACACGCGCATCGCGCGGTATGGGCCGATAGAGATGCGGCGCATTGCCGTAGTGATAGATCTTCACGACACCGCGCATCGCCTCGGCTACGGTGGTATCGATGCCCGTGATCTTTCCTTTCGCAATGGTCGCGCAGACCGGCGCCGCGTGCAGCATGCCGGGGAAATTGTGATCCGACGAGTACTTCGCTGTCCCGGTAGTCTTGTACGGCCCATCAATACGTGGCACCGGAGTGCCGATGGTGGTTGCATTGTCCTTCAACATCGCTCCTCCTTATGCGCTGGTGACCGTCGTCAAAGCACGAATCATGCATAGCTTCGCCAGCTCGACTTTGAATGCATTGTCCGTGTGCGGCCTTGCCCCTCTTAGCGCCGCATCCGCCGCTGCGCGAAAGGCACGTTCTGTCGGAGCCTGGCCTTCAAGCGAACGTTCAGCCTCCGGCATGCGCCATGGCCGTGTCCCTACTCCACCCATCGCAACGCGGACATGACGCATCCTGCCGGTCTGTACCTGCATCACGATGGCGGCAGATGCCAGAGCAAACTCATACGAAGCCCGGTCGCGCAGCTTGAGATAGATCTGCTTTGTCTTCTCTGGAAGAGCAGGAAGGGTGACATGAGTGATCAGATCGCCGGGCTCAAGTGCATTCTCGATATGCGGCGTTGTGCCGGGAAGCTTATAGAATTCACCGATCGGAATCATCCGGTTTCCCTTTGCTCCCTGCACATGAATCACGGCGTCCAGCACCATGAGGGCCACATCCATATCCGAAGCATGCGTGGCGATGCACTGATCGCTCACACCCAGAATGGCGTGGTTGCGGTGATATCCGCCGATAGCGGCACAACCTGAACCCGGAGTGCGCTTGTTGCACTCCGCATACGCCAGATCGCGGAAGTAAGGGCATCGCGTGCGCTGCACCAGATTGCCTGAAGTAGTGGCTTTGTTGCGGAGCTGCGCCGAGGCGCCCGAGAGTAGAGCCTGCGAAAGCACAGGATATTCGGCCAGCACCTCCGGCGCCTGCGCCAGATCGGAGTTCCGCACCAGCGCGCCGATCTTCAACGATCCGTCTGACTGCTTCTCTACCTTGGCCAGATCGGGAATGCGGTTGATGTCAACCAGATGCTGTGGCGTCTCCACATCGAGCTTCATGTAGTCGATCAGGTTGGTGCCACCCGCGATGAATCGTATGGTCGCTCCCTGCTGTGCAGTCGGTGTTGCAGCAGCGATCTGAATAGCGGCGTCGGGAGTACCAACGCGTGTCAGCTCAAAGTCGATCATGCGTCTACCCCCTGCTGGCTGACGCGGCTGCGCACCATCTGTATTGCCCTCACAATGTTCGGGTAAGCGCCGCAGCGGCAGATATTGCCGGACATCGCCTCGCGGACATCCTTGTCAGCCGGCCCCCACGGCTCCTTCAGCATTCCTACCGCCGAGACGATCTGTCCGCTGGTGCAATAGCCGCACTGGTAGCCGTCATGCTCCACAAACGCCGCCTGCATGGGATGCATCTCCTGCGGAGTACCCAGGCCCTCGATCGTTGTGATCTCATCGCCCTCATGCATGGCAGCAAAACTCAGGCAGCTATTGATGCGGCGACCGTTGACCAGCACCGTGCAGGCTCCGCACTGTCCGTGATCGCACCCCTTCTTCGTTCCGGTAAGCTGCACGACTTCACGCAGGCAATCGAGCAGTGTGACGCGCGGCTCAAGCTGCAGCGTCTGCCGCTTTCCGTTAATGCTGAGGTGAACCGTCTGGGTTCCGGCGCGGCGTGCAGGGGGCGTATCGGGCGCATCTACGACGTTTGCGATCGCAACCGCCGGCGAAGCGGTCGCAATTCCTGTGGCTCCCAATCTTGAAAGAAATGAACGGCGACTGAGGGAGCTATACGTACCAAATACCGGCGGCTTCCCTTCCCGCGTAGTCCCCGGTTCTGCGACTTCGGACTCCCGCATTTTCGGATTCATACCAAACCTCATTCCTATACAGGCTGCCGTGGAGCCGAGAAGGACATGCTGGCAATACTGCAAATGCCAGATGCCAGTACATCAGAGACGCGCCACACAGGACCTTGGTTTGCTGCAGGATCCGCGAAGAAAAAGAGGCCGGCCGAATGGGCCGGCGCAAGGAGTCGAGTATTTACGGCCTTACTGGCGTTCCTGGGGAAAGCCGAAGGCGTAAATCGTGTTGTCGGCAGTGGCGAGATAGATCATGCCGCTGCCGGTGGCGATGCCACTGGTGGTAACGGGCGAGGCGATCGCCGTTCCGCTGTTCCAGAGAGCTTTGCCGGATTTGGCGTCGTACGCATAAAGCACTGCCGGTCTGCCCTTGGCGCGAGTTGCAGGGTCGGCGCTGCCGCGCTGCTCGCCGGTCGCCAGTACAAAGAGCACGCCATTCAGGATCATCGGGCTTCCAGGCGCCTCCAGTTCCGTGGAGGTCCATGCCATCTGCAACTTGCCATCCGAAAGCTTGTAAGCCACTACCCGGGCCTGCTGCTTCGTCTTGTCTGTCACGACGAGATAGCGCGTGCTTCCGTCCTCCCAGGTGGCCAGCGCCGTTGGCGTGAACTGCAGCTTCTGTTCCTCTCCCGCGGCCGCTACTGCCGCCCCGGTCCCCGCATCCATCAGCATCACCTTGCCGTCAGTCGTTCCCGCGGCGACATACTCCTTCTTGTCGGCAGCAGTAAAGATCATCGGCGTGGAGGCAAAGCCCGCTTCGCTGGTTGCCATCACCTTGG
This genomic window from Terriglobus albidus contains:
- a CDS encoding (2Fe-2S)-binding protein; its protein translation is MNPKMRESEVAEPGTTREGKPPVFGTYSSLSRRSFLSRLGATGIATASPAVAIANVVDAPDTPPARRAGTQTVHLSINGKRQTLQLEPRVTLLDCLREVVQLTGTKKGCDHGQCGACTVLVNGRRINSCLSFAAMHEGDEITTIEGLGTPQEMHPMQAAFVEHDGYQCGYCTSGQIVSAVGMLKEPWGPADKDVREAMSGNICRCGAYPNIVRAIQMVRSRVSQQGVDA
- a CDS encoding xanthine dehydrogenase family protein molybdopterin-binding subunit; this translates as MLKDNATTIGTPVPRIDGPYKTTGTAKYSSDHNFPGMLHAAPVCATIAKGKITGIDTTVAEAMRGVVKIYHYGNAPHLYRPIPRDARVDEARPAFEDENVYYSGQYVAVVVAETIEQARAAARAVKVAYAAEKPDNSPDLSDGLQEDALHEAYKRGDVDGAFALGAVKIDATYVTPVETHNPMELHASVATYDNGKFVLYETTQSIVNHRSAMAQMLGVPVENVQIIMKFLGSGFGGKLWVWQHSLLAASAARDLRRPVKLVTDRHSQFTNVGHRPRTQQRLRLAATAEGKLSCIQHDYSSETSILDNVGENCGESTPFLWSTPNLRVRSSMSRRNVGTPTAMRGPGAVPGLFALESAMDELAIRLKMDPVQLRLLNEPEKDESNGLPFSSRHMKECLTLGAEKFGWAKRNPVVGSMKKPDGTILGWGMAGASWGAGRIPTSANFAFRDDGSVRVGCATQDIGTGTYTVFSQMVHHITGISMGRIEVALGDTSLPPGPLSGGSRVTGSLFPAIQDAVNAATKQLLQIAVNGVRSPFKGAKLDDLAFSEGRVYRKADNSASGVSFEEILRSANLRFAIGEGSSVASQQDPKAKGLSLHSFGAQFVEVEWDPGIARLRVSRVVTVIDGGQIINLKAATNQVEGAIVMGVGMGLLEETIYDQRYGHPVNANYADYLVATHADCPPAIDVTFLDYPDKAMSEIGARGIGEIGLAGVAPAITAAVYHASGVRVRELPVRMEDLLQSVNQKHRA
- a CDS encoding FAD binding domain-containing protein, producing the protein MIDFELTRVGTPDAAIQIAAATPTAQQGATIRFIAGGTNLIDYMKLDVETPQHLVDINRIPDLAKVEKQSDGSLKIGALVRNSDLAQAPEVLAEYPVLSQALLSGASAQLRNKATTSGNLVQRTRCPYFRDLAYAECNKRTPGSGCAAIGGYHRNHAILGVSDQCIATHASDMDVALMVLDAVIHVQGAKGNRMIPIGEFYKLPGTTPHIENALEPGDLITHVTLPALPEKTKQIYLKLRDRASYEFALASAAIVMQVQTGRMRHVRVAMGGVGTRPWRMPEAERSLEGQAPTERAFRAAADAALRGARPHTDNAFKVELAKLCMIRALTTVTSA